Genomic segment of Leptospira perdikensis:
AAAGGCTGATCTTTAGGATCAGCTATTTTCTACTTTTTTCTGGAACTTGAGGATATTGTCTCGGATTTCTTCTTCTTTTTGGTGGAGTTCTTTTAAAAACTCAGTGTCCAAAATCATTTCCGGTTTTTTGATGAATTTACTTTCATCATAGTTATCAATTTCATATAACAGATCTTCAATGTTGGACTCTACTTTGACCAAACTTTGAATGGATTCCACTACCTTTTTATTTACAAATAGGATTTCTTTAAATCGTAAAATGTAATGTTGGAATCTGTTTTCGCGGATCATGGCTTGGCGTTGCATTTCACGCACCACTTCGCGTTCTTTTAAAACTTCTTTTTTTTCCACAAGGATTTGATTTTTAAAAATACGAATTAGATTTTCTGTTTCTAATTTATAATTTTCAAAACTGCTGTTGTGATTGTTTTGTAAGTCTTCCATTTGTTTGCGAAATTCTTTTTCTCGCAAACGATCTTGTTCTTTTCGAAGTTTGTCAGATGTTTGTAGCGCGTTTTTAACACGTGTTTCGATGACAGCATCTAACATGGCTTTGTGCAGTTTGTCCAATCGAAAGAACACTGCTATGGCATATAGAATGCGTTTCATAAAAACTCCTTATTATTAGTTTAGACGAATAATAAAGAGAGAAAGGTCATCATGAGGTTCCGCTTCTCCCACAAATTCACTGACTTTTTGTAAAATTGCCTGCCTGATCACTTCTGGAGGATCGTTGATATGAGATAAGATTACAGACTCTAATCTTTCTTCCGAAAAAAGTTCCTCTTTCATATTCATGGCTTCTGTCACACCATCGGTGTAAAGTACCAATAAATCACCTGGTAAATAACTCACAGTATGTTCGGAGAACTCACAATTTCCGATACCCATCGGTTGGCCTTTCCCTGAAAGGTGTTGGATTTTATGGTGTTTTTTACGATAGATGATTTGTAAATTATGACCTGCAGAAGAATACATTAATTCTTTTTTAGTCATATTGATTCGTACAAGCATCGCCGTCACAAACATAAGGAATCCAGATTTGTCTTGTAAAACATTGTTGGCGTTGAAGAGAGCTTCACTTGTGGATGTGGTTTTTGAAACTTCTTGTTGCAAGACCGTTTTCGAAAATTCCATAAAAAGTGCGGCTGGAGTTCCTTTCCCTGACACATCGGCAATGATCACTGAAACTTCATCTTTTCCGTGAACCACCATATCATAAAAGTCTCCCCCAATTTCTCGTGAGGCTTGGTAGTAGGTATCAAATTCTAATAGTGAATATTGTTTTGGGATGATGGGGAGTGAATGTTTTTGAATCATCGCCGCCACTTGCATGTCGCGGTCTATGTTTTTCAAACGTTCACTTTGTATCTTTACTTGTAAGGCAGTGTAGGCTTCTCCAACTTGGTTGGTAAGTGTTCGTAAAATCCGAATGTCCATTTCATCGAACCTTGTTCGAGATGTTTTATCGGAAACCACTAGAGAACCTAACCATTCTTTGTTTTTCAGAATGGGGAAAAGAATCATACTATGTTGGAATAGACCTTTGTGAGTGAGTTGAATCCCTTGAGGTGAGTTTGCGGTTATGATTTTATACCCTTTGAACATCCAATCAGATTTATCAGCAAATAATAAAACTTCTACATCTTCGTCGTGGATTTGGTCAGAAAACCCTTTGGATTTCGTTCGAGGTAAACCTTTTTTTTCAATCTTTTCAAAATGAAGTGAAACTCGATCTACCTGTAAAACTTCGGAAATGGTTTTGACTGCTAGGTCCATAAATTCATCCGAACTTTGGATATTGGCAAGTGCTTGGGAAATTTGAAACAAACCATTCAGTTCGTTTGCACGTAGATTGAGGCTATCAATGAGAAGACGATTTTTTACAGCAATGGCCGCAAGGTTAGAAAGGTACTTTAGGATTTTGATATCGTTGTTATTAAATTCTCGATTGTCGAGAGAGTTCACAGCCTCGAGTACACCTTGTACTTCCCCTTGGGCGATCATGGGAACACAGAGTAGGTTTCTTGTGACATAGCCAACTTTTTGGTCGATCGCTTTGAAGATCCTGGGATCGTTTGCAGCATCGTTGACAATTTCTGGTTTGAGGGTTTCGAGTACCATTCCCGCAATCCCTTTTCCCCTGGGGACTGTTAGGTGGGCAAGCGATTCTTCTTTTAAACCGCTGGTTGTATTAAAAACTAACTGATCATTTTCTTTATCGTAAAGGAGCAGGGAAGAACCTTCAGTTTGTAAAACATCCCGAGTAATCCCCATAATTTCACTTAAGAGTGTATCCAAATCTTCATGAGAATTGATCCGGCTGGTAATGTCTGAAATCAGACCTAATGTCAGTAATTTAGTAGGCATCCGAATCTATCCTTGTTCGATCAAACTTCCAATCCCTTGGTTGGTTAAAATTTCAATTAAGACGGAATGAGCAACTCGTCCGTCGATGATGTGGGCTCTTTTGACACCGGAGTCAATGGCTCTCAAACAACATTCTACTTTTGGTATCATGCCACCGGAGATCTGTCCAGTTTTTATATACCCGTGAATGTCTGCTTTTTTGAGACCTGTTACCAATTGCCCATCAATTAGGATGCCGGGGGTGTCAGTGAGTAAAATCAGTTTATCCGCATGCAGGGCTTCGGCAATGGCTCCAGCCATAGTGTCTGCATTGATATTTAAAGTTTGTCCTTCTTTGGACATGGCAACAGGTGAGATGATGGGGATAAAACCTTCACGTTGTAAGGTGAGTAAAATATTGGGATCTACTTCCGTCACTTCTCCCACAAGGCCTAAGTCTACCTTTTGCACCTTACCATCTTCGGCTTCCACTTCCATTAGGTATTTTTCTGCGATGGCAAGCCCACCATCTTTGCCCGATAGACCCACTGGTTTCCCCCCTTTTTCTTGGATGAGAGAAACAATTTGTTTGTTCACTTTTCCAGTGAGAACCATTTCCACCACTTCCATTGTGGGTTCATCGGTGACCCTGTGCCCGCGAATGAACTGAGTATTCAGGTTGAGAGACTTGATAAGAGCATTGATTTCAGGTCCACCACCGTGAACCACAACAGGATTGATCCCTAAATATTTGAGGAGTACAATATCTTCAGCAAAAGATGCTTTTAATTCTTCTTCCACCATGGCAGCCCCGCCATATTTGATGACAATGGTTTTCCCGGAATATTTGATCAAATAGGGAAGAGCTTCCAAGATATGATTGATTTTTTCAGAATGGTGGTTCATAAAAGTCCTCATTTATGATAATGAAATTTAAAGCCGCCGCAGTGCAAGTCACAAGTACAGCAAGAGTCTCAAATAACCTAACTAAGTGTAGGCAACTTGTGGAAGAGGCGGCAAGTGCCGGTGCCAAAGTCATTGGACTTCCTGAAAACTTTTCTTTTATGGGAACAGAATCCGAGAAAAAAAATCTCCTTGGTCAAATTGAAGAAGAAACAAACGCTTTTTTACAAGAAACGTCAAAAGATCTGGGAATCTTTCTACTCGGCGGAGGTTTTCCAACCAAGGCACCTACAGGAAAGGTTTATAACACAGCTGTCATTACAAATCCAGAAGGAAAGGAAATCTTTCGTTATCATAAGGCTCATTTATTCAATGCAGTGGTTGGTGACGGATTCAATTATAGTGAGTCCAACTCTACAGAAAGTGGGGGCAAAGTTCCCGATGTCATTCAAACCGAATACGGTAAAATTTCTTCTGCAATTTGTTACGATATCCGGTTTCCAGAACTCTTTCGTAGCCTTTCCGAGAAAGGAGTGGAACTTTGTTTTTTACCGGCAGCTTTCACGGTTCCTACAGGGGAGGCACATTGGCATGTGCTTCTTCGTGCTCGTGCGATCGAAAATTTTATGTATGTTTTAGCACCCGGACAAACCGGAACTCACGACCCACATGGGAATCGTAAAACCTTCGGACATTCACTCATCATTTCGCCTTGGGGAGAAATTTTAGATGAGATAGACAAAGAAGAAGGTTTCGCTATTGCTGATATCGACTTACAAAAGTTAAACGAAATTCGAAACCAATTACCAAGCTTAAACCATCGTTT
This window contains:
- a CDS encoding carbon-nitrogen hydrolase family protein — protein: MKFKAAAVQVTSTARVSNNLTKCRQLVEEAASAGAKVIGLPENFSFMGTESEKKNLLGQIEEETNAFLQETSKDLGIFLLGGGFPTKAPTGKVYNTAVITNPEGKEIFRYHKAHLFNAVVGDGFNYSESNSTESGGKVPDVIQTEYGKISSAICYDIRFPELFRSLSEKGVELCFLPAAFTVPTGEAHWHVLLRARAIENFMYVLAPGQTGTHDPHGNRKTFGHSLIISPWGEILDEIDKEEGFAIADIDLQKLNEIRNQLPSLNHRLF
- the argB gene encoding acetylglutamate kinase, with the protein product MNHHSEKINHILEALPYLIKYSGKTIVIKYGGAAMVEEELKASFAEDIVLLKYLGINPVVVHGGGPEINALIKSLNLNTQFIRGHRVTDEPTMEVVEMVLTGKVNKQIVSLIQEKGGKPVGLSGKDGGLAIAEKYLMEVEAEDGKVQKVDLGLVGEVTEVDPNILLTLQREGFIPIISPVAMSKEGQTLNINADTMAGAIAEALHADKLILLTDTPGILIDGQLVTGLKKADIHGYIKTGQISGGMIPKVECCLRAIDSGVKRAHIIDGRVAHSVLIEILTNQGIGSLIEQG
- a CDS encoding SpoIIE family protein phosphatase; this translates as MPTKLLTLGLISDITSRINSHEDLDTLLSEIMGITRDVLQTEGSSLLLYDKENDQLVFNTTSGLKEESLAHLTVPRGKGIAGMVLETLKPEIVNDAANDPRIFKAIDQKVGYVTRNLLCVPMIAQGEVQGVLEAVNSLDNREFNNNDIKILKYLSNLAAIAVKNRLLIDSLNLRANELNGLFQISQALANIQSSDEFMDLAVKTISEVLQVDRVSLHFEKIEKKGLPRTKSKGFSDQIHDEDVEVLLFADKSDWMFKGYKIITANSPQGIQLTHKGLFQHSMILFPILKNKEWLGSLVVSDKTSRTRFDEMDIRILRTLTNQVGEAYTALQVKIQSERLKNIDRDMQVAAMIQKHSLPIIPKQYSLLEFDTYYQASREIGGDFYDMVVHGKDEVSVIIADVSGKGTPAALFMEFSKTVLQQEVSKTTSTSEALFNANNVLQDKSGFLMFVTAMLVRINMTKKELMYSSAGHNLQIIYRKKHHKIQHLSGKGQPMGIGNCEFSEHTVSYLPGDLLVLYTDGVTEAMNMKEELFSEERLESVILSHINDPPEVIRQAILQKVSEFVGEAEPHDDLSLFIIRLN